In a single window of the Cydia splendana chromosome 20, ilCydSple1.2, whole genome shotgun sequence genome:
- the LOC134800806 gene encoding elongin-C isoform X2, translated as MSEQNVAVGSPAASATAIEERSASIAPASATSEEKEKVYGGCEGPDAMYVKLVSSDGHEFIVKREHALTSGTIKAMLSGPGQFAENEANEVNFREIPSHVLQKVCMYFTYKVRYTNSSTEIPEFPIAPEIALELLMAANFLDC; from the exons ATGTCGGAACAAAACGTTGCCGTTGGATCGCCCGCCGCCTCCGCTACTGCGATCGAGGAACGTTCGGCTAGCATTGCTCcag CATCAGCTACTTCTGAGGAGAAGGAAAAGGTGTACGGAGGCTGCGAGGGCCCCGACGCCATGTACGTGAAGCTGGTGTCCTCCGATGGCCACGAGTTCATTGTGAAGCGGGAGCATGCGCTGACCTCTGGCACGATCAAGGCTATGCTCAGCGGCCCCGGACAGTTTGCAGAGAATGAGGCCAATGAAGTCAATTTTAGGGAGATTCC ATCCCACGTCCTCCAAAAAGTGTGCATGTACTTCACATACAAGGTGCGCTACACGAACTCCTCCACCGAGATCCCGGAGTTCCCGATCGCGCCCGAGATCGCCCTGGAGCTCCTCATGGCGGCCAACTTCCTCGACTGCTGA
- the LOC134800490 gene encoding zinc finger protein 628-like, whose product MASPPPNPRAGGDDGGGRGEGEDSPPDAPKTVLAPPPAPPPPPHAPHGTHGTHGTHGTHGTHAPHGPHGTKLHYVALAAPGPSGIKQCFRTVKAARRVPTLPRRREDPAAPAPPPEPRERRARRDRSKRHVCGTCDKRFSSPGKLSQHVLSHTGELPFSCDLCDKRFNSKFKLVRHNLIHSEARAFACNVCGKTFNRKDHLTNHVRVHNPVKKLYTCERPDCRKSYTSLLSYRKHAALHSAEEGNLQCKICDEVFTTTQDIVYHLKVHTGSRTVKNETDKKFTCTYCDRRFFTAKDVRRHQVVHTGRRDFLCPHCPQKFGRKDHLVRHVKNAHPEESWRSAAVGTSKDPTPEASSFDEIVIPEPASFTEYAIESPDYDWKSPSPKDPTPEGPTRVPSSDIIVEIPPDFDIKMEPVEIKIERPTSPGCELLPMDFPVVFMVPPTFQAAPDLPYLTEPLPELLPSSLMLDDPGEGTSGLASQMLSILPEEEPREEPGQQRQRLPAFTQAFQTAQSPKPPPPPPPPH is encoded by the coding sequence ATGGCCAGTCCGCCTCCGAACCCTAGAGCTGGCGGGGACgacggcggcgggcgcggcgagGGCGAGGACTCCCCGCCCGACGCGCCGAAGACGGTCCtagcgccgccgcccgcgccgccgccgccgccgcacgcgcCGCACGGCACGCACGGCACGCACGGCACGCACGGCACGCACGGCACGCACGCGCCGCACGGGCCGCACGGCACCAAGCTGCACTACGTGGCGCTGGCCGCACCCGGGCCCAGCGGCATCAAGCAGTGCTTCCGCACCGTGAAGGCGGCGCGGCGCGTGCCCACGCTGCCGCGCCGGCGCGAGGACCCCGCCGcccccgcgccgccgcccgagccgcgcgagcgccgcgcgcgccgcgacCGCTCCAAGCGCCACGTCTGCGGCACCTGCGACAAGCGCTTCTCCAGCCCCGGCAAGCTCAGCCAGCACGTCCTCTCCCACACCGGCGAGCTCCCCTTTTCCTGTGACCTCTGCGATAAGCGATTCAACTCTAAATTCAAACTCGTCCGACATAATCTCATCCATAGCGAGGCCCGAGCTTTTGCGTGCAATGTCTGCGGTAAAACATTCAATAGAAAAGATCACCTCACTAACCATGTCAGAGTTCACAATCCCGTCAAAAAGCTATACACATGTGAGAGGCCAGATTGTAGGAAATCATACACTTCTCTACTTAGTTATAGGAAGCATGCGGCGCTGCATTCGGCCGAGGAGGGCAACCTGCAGTGTAAGATCTGTGATGAAGTATTTACTACTACGCAAGATATAGTTTATCACCTAAAAGTCCATACAGGTAGTCGGACCGTCAAAAATGAGACTGACAAAAAATTTACTTGCACCTATTGCGATCGACGGTTCTTTACAGCGAAAGACGTGCGACGCCACCAAGTCGTGCACACTGGCAGGAGAGACTTCCTGTGCCCACACTGTCCTCAAAAATTTGGACGGAAAGACCATCTAGTAAGACACGTTAAAAACGCTCATCCCGAAGAATCATGGAGATCCGCAGCTGTCGGCACCTCGAAGGACCCTACACCAGAAGCCTCTTCATTTGATGAAATTGTGATACCCGAGCCAGCGTCTTTTACTGAATATGCAATAGAGAGTCCAGATTACGATTGGAAATCACCCTCGCCAAAAGACCCAACCCCTGAGGGCCCGACTAGGGTGCCCTCGTCTGATATAATTGTGGAGATTCCGCCTGATTTTGATATAAAGATGGAGCCGGTGGAAATAAAGATAGAGAGGCCCACGTCGCCGGGCTGCGAGCTTCTGCCGATGGACTTCCCGGTGGTGTTTATGGTGCCGCCGACTTTCCAGGCCGCGCCGGACTTGCCGTACCTCACGGAGCCGCTGCCTGAGCTGCTGCCCAGCAGTTTGATGCTCGATGATCCCGGGGAAGGGACGTCGGGGCTGGCGTCGCAGATGCTGAGTATTCTGCCTGAGGAGGAGCCTCGGGAAGAGCCGGGTCAGCAGCGGCAGCGGCTGCCGGCGTTCACGCAGGCGTTCCAGACCGCGCAGAGCCCCAAGCCGCCGCCACCGCCCCCTCCGCCACACTAG
- the LOC134800806 gene encoding elongin-C isoform X1: MSEQNVAVGSPAASATAIEERSASIAPGSAASATSEEKEKVYGGCEGPDAMYVKLVSSDGHEFIVKREHALTSGTIKAMLSGPGQFAENEANEVNFREIPSHVLQKVCMYFTYKVRYTNSSTEIPEFPIAPEIALELLMAANFLDC; encoded by the exons ATGTCGGAACAAAACGTTGCCGTTGGATCGCCCGCCGCCTCCGCTACTGCGATCGAGGAACGTTCGGCTAGCATTGCTCca GGCTCTGCAGCATCAGCTACTTCTGAGGAGAAGGAAAAGGTGTACGGAGGCTGCGAGGGCCCCGACGCCATGTACGTGAAGCTGGTGTCCTCCGATGGCCACGAGTTCATTGTGAAGCGGGAGCATGCGCTGACCTCTGGCACGATCAAGGCTATGCTCAGCGGCCCCGGACAGTTTGCAGAGAATGAGGCCAATGAAGTCAATTTTAGGGAGATTCC ATCCCACGTCCTCCAAAAAGTGTGCATGTACTTCACATACAAGGTGCGCTACACGAACTCCTCCACCGAGATCCCGGAGTTCCCGATCGCGCCCGAGATCGCCCTGGAGCTCCTCATGGCGGCCAACTTCCTCGACTGCTGA